The window TAATCGAGTCAAAACTGGAAGACTAAGTCCTAGACTTCACCAAACGCATATAATTAACTACATAAAAACTGTGTACTCCCATATTATTGCTTCTTCATGCATTTACCCTCACTTACGAACTACTTGGATCATGAAACTCTTGACTGAGTTTATCATCGGCAACCCTCAAGCCCGAGCCTTGCACTCAACCAATTACAGACTTCATCCATTTCCTTTGGCACTGTGTAATGACCAAGCCTGCAGAAAAAGATGGTAATTTAAGAAAACATTACTTCCCTTAAACCATGAATACTACAgttttgcaaagaaagaaaaaggaaaatgaaggATACCCATCATATTTTTTGAATGCAAGATTCCTGTATCCAGCTGAGCTCAAGACATGAGTAGACCTCTCTCCATATACGTAAGGAACTACTTCATCGCCTATAAACAACAAACAAAAGGGTCTTAATGGTTTTGCAGATCGTGCAAACTTCACTACGTTACTAACAGTCTGGAGTTTGTGCGCAGTAAACACAAGAGGCCCTCCTTGGAACAAGGTCAAGATAATTCATAAGAGAAGTTCAAGGAGCACATTAGTACCGAGTAGGTAAATAAGAAGAATgaactaaaaattgaaaaaataagcCTAATCCAACTAGTCCGGTTTTCTGCTCCAgaattttgttatattcttcaaagCAGTACTGTATACTCTCATATAATAGCAATTTAGCATCTTTCCTCATAATTTTTGTTCATGTGTGGTTGTGGAGTAATAAAAAGGTTGAGGTACATTTTGACAACTCTGTATTTCAGATCAGAGGTAAGGACCCTTGAGGACTCGGACAGATGCTCTATGCGCTGAAATAGCTAAAAGGTTATAAAACAAATTTTGCAAGGTACATACACATTCCATGACAGAGTAGAATGGGCAAAGATGCAGCACGCCTTGCAGCCTCAAGTGATCCTTCAATCTTGTTCCTCACATTCCTGCACAATTCTAGTCGTTAACTCTTTGTTGTCTAAGAAGAAAAATcgattaaaaatactaaaaaataacCATATAAGTCATCTGTTTTTAACTTTTTCGGTACCTGCCTTTTTATAGCTTTTCAATAACAGAAGCTTTAGAGAACTAGGAAGCTAATTTCCAAGACTAATATCTTGCACAATTCATAAACATAACTTGTCCAAAAATCTAGTGCAGATTGTATTATTTCTCGGATATGATATGCAATCACACCTTGAACCTGGAAGCCACCCGCTTAGACCTATGATAGCCTTTAAGATGACCGGGTAAGGGTTTCCATTTCCATACTTTCCTTGTGCAAAGCAAGTTGCCGAGTAGAGTGCAGTGGCTGCACCCATGCTGAAGCCTCCAATTCCAAGTTTAACTGTACCACATAATTTTAAATTTGTTAATCAAATGTATAACACAGACCTAACAGAATAACACTAAAAAAAGACCAATCAACTAGGCATAAATCTTAATCTAGTTGAGGTTAACCCCCATATCTATTCCACTCTATGTGGCCCATTTCATTCTAATACTAATAAAACATCTAAGAATTTCTTGCAAAGCAACTCTGCCACTCCAGACCTTAGAAAAGAATTAAGCTTCGCAAGGAGAAAAACTAAGCTCACAATGAAGGATAATATAGAACTTAAATACCATCAGCGGGTTCAGTTGACAATAGGTTCGCAATATGTGCAACTGAAGCATCTAAGCCTTCAAGATCATCAGGACCGTCATCAGAAAGTTCTCCCACATCAAACCCTGGAATAACATACAACGGTCCTTTAATGACAGTTATGAAAGTTAACATGTTGATACATTTGGGGTTCATTCTTACATGCAGTGCAAGGAAATCCACCAAGTATAGCTACAGGACGAGTTGGCGCTGTTGGACATATCCATTTGATCTGCAAGGTTATAAAATTTCAGAAACAATGATTTaggataaagaaggatatgtATAATTTAGATAGAGTTATATAAGTGTAACCATAAAGAGCAAAATTAAGGAGTTATGAGCTCACTGCTTACATTGGGAAGGGGTAGGCTTTCCAAAAGTTGGGACCAACTGCAGAAAGCAAAAATCAATCAGCTAATGAATTCAGAATATCTCAGGGTGAAAAAacataacatataaaataag is drawn from Nicotiana tabacum cultivar K326 chromosome 22, ASM71507v2, whole genome shotgun sequence and contains these coding sequences:
- the LOC107776271 gene encoding uncharacterized protein LOC107776271: MSYLNPSTGSGSRTSRMTFEFGRTYVVRPKGKHQATIVWLHGLGDNGSSWSQLLESLPLPNIKWICPTAPTRPVAILGGFPCTAWFDVGELSDDGPDDLEGLDASVAHIANLLSTEPADVKLGIGGFSMGAATALYSATCFAQGKYGNGNPYPVILKAIIGLSGWLPGSRNVRNKIEGSLEAARRAASLPILLCHGMCDEVVPYVYGERSTHVLSSAGYRNLAFKKYDGLGHYTVPKEMDEVCNWLSARLGLEGCR